A genomic stretch from Serratia entomophila includes:
- the glpA gene encoding anaerobic glycerol-3-phosphate dehydrogenase subunit A produces MSSLSADDETDVIIIGGGATGAGIARDCARRGLRCILLERHDIATGATGRNHGLLHSGARYAVTDGESARECIEENRILKRIAHHCIEATDGLFITLPQDSLDYQQQFVAACRAAGIGAEAIDPQLALRLEPAANPAMIGAVRVPDGTVDPFRLTAANMLDAREHGARILTYHQVVGLLRTGDRVTGVRVFDHQSQRRYDLHAAAVVNAAGIWGQQIAEYADLRVRMFPAKGALLILGHRINNRVINRCRKPADADILVPGDTISLIGTTSTHIDYDQIDNMQVTPQEVDILIREGALLAPELAQTRILRAYAGVRPLVASDDDPSGRNVSRGIVLLDHAARDGLEGFITITGGKLMTYRLMAEWATDKLCEKLGLNSPCTTAQEALPGSRQSAEETVRRVVSLPASIRGSAVYRHGDRAGQVPAGDRLDNSLVCECEAVTAGEVRYAVNSLTVNNLVDLRRRTRVGMGTCQGELCACRAAGLLARFKISTPQQSIDQLSHFLNERWKGVRPIAWGDALRETEFTSWVYQGLCGLDARGDQEQEADDAI; encoded by the coding sequence ATGAGCAGTCTTTCAGCGGACGACGAAACGGATGTGATCATCATTGGCGGCGGCGCCACCGGCGCAGGCATCGCCCGCGATTGCGCCCGGCGAGGGCTGCGCTGCATCCTGCTGGAGCGCCACGATATCGCCACCGGTGCCACCGGCCGCAACCATGGCCTGCTGCACAGCGGCGCGCGCTATGCGGTTACCGACGGCGAGTCGGCGCGTGAATGCATTGAAGAAAACCGCATTCTGAAACGCATTGCCCACCATTGCATCGAAGCGACCGACGGGCTGTTCATCACCCTGCCGCAGGATTCGCTGGACTATCAGCAGCAGTTTGTCGCCGCCTGCCGCGCGGCGGGCATCGGCGCCGAGGCGATCGACCCGCAGCTGGCCCTGCGCCTGGAACCGGCGGCCAATCCGGCGATGATTGGCGCGGTGCGGGTGCCGGACGGCACCGTCGATCCGTTCCGCCTCACCGCCGCCAATATGCTGGACGCCCGTGAGCACGGCGCGCGGATCCTCACCTACCATCAGGTGGTGGGTTTGTTGCGCACGGGCGATCGCGTGACCGGCGTGCGCGTTTTCGACCATCAAAGCCAGAGACGATACGATTTGCACGCCGCCGCGGTGGTCAACGCCGCGGGCATTTGGGGCCAGCAGATTGCCGAGTACGCCGACCTGCGGGTGCGCATGTTCCCGGCCAAGGGCGCGCTGCTGATCCTCGGCCACCGCATCAATAACCGGGTGATCAACCGCTGCCGCAAGCCGGCGGACGCCGACATTCTGGTGCCGGGCGATACCATCTCGCTGATTGGCACCACCTCCACCCATATCGACTACGACCAGATCGACAACATGCAGGTGACGCCGCAGGAGGTGGACATCCTGATCCGCGAGGGCGCGCTGCTGGCGCCCGAACTGGCGCAGACCCGCATACTGCGCGCCTATGCCGGCGTGCGCCCGCTGGTGGCCAGCGACGACGACCCGAGCGGGCGCAACGTCAGCCGCGGCATTGTGCTGCTGGACCATGCCGCCCGCGACGGCCTGGAAGGGTTTATCACCATCACCGGCGGCAAGTTGATGACCTACCGGCTGATGGCGGAATGGGCCACCGACAAGCTGTGTGAAAAGCTGGGGCTGAACAGCCCATGCACCACCGCGCAAGAGGCGCTGCCCGGTTCACGCCAATCGGCGGAAGAGACCGTGCGCCGCGTGGTTTCTCTGCCGGCCAGCATTCGCGGCTCGGCGGTGTATCGCCATGGTGATCGCGCCGGGCAGGTGCCGGCCGGCGATCGGCTCGACAACAGCCTGGTGTGCGAATGCGAAGCGGTGACCGCCGGCGAGGTGCGCTATGCGGTGAATTCTTTGACGGTCAACAACCTGGTCGATCTGCGCCGCCGCACCCGCGTCGGCATGGGCACCTGCCAGGGCGAACTTTGTGCCTGCCGCGCCGCCGGGCTGCTGGCGCGCTTTAAGATCAGCACCCCGCAGCAGTCGATCGATCAGCTGTCGCATTTCCTCAACGAACGTTGGAAGGGCGTGCGGCCGATCGCCTGGGGCGATGCGCTGCGCGAAACTGAATTCACCAGTTGGGTTTATCAGGGCCTGTGCGGGCTCGATGCCCGCGGTGATCAGGAACAGGAGGCGGATGATGCGATTTGA